In a genomic window of Glycine max cultivar Williams 82 chromosome 13, Glycine_max_v4.0, whole genome shotgun sequence:
- the LOC102663271 gene encoding uncharacterized protein, producing the protein MDIPLRSTRKYLFKKTDLLRLRELASLVSDPVDFQAHHGKLLRILRVDVEEGCLETLVQFYDPLYHCFTFPDYQLVPTLEEYSYLVGLPVPDKIPFHGFEPTPKPSDIAAALHLKTSIIQANLTSKGGLQGLPTHFLYQQASIFAEAASILAFHSILALLIYGLLLFPNIDNFIDINAIKIFLTKNPVPTLLADTYHSIHDRTQAGRGTISCCAPLLYQWFTFHLPQSRAFKTNDDKLSWPRRIMILDPSDIVWYQAASDVGEIIVSCGEYPNVPLLGMRGGISYNPLLARRQFGYPIKTKPNNLALTNEFYLNHGDHSNKRERFAQAWSAIRRLNRSQLGKKSDYVHESYTQWVIDRTKSFGLPYRLPRYLSSTIPPSSLPIPFDTKEEFHEQLTKERQEKETWKRRCQELEQENETLKGKIAQQSRELFIQNQRMIEKDDLLRRKDALLHRDARRKRRFVDLFSRAHSDSEDPSTPGV; encoded by the coding sequence ATGGACATCCCACTGAGAAGCACCAGGAAGTACCTTTTCAAAAAAACAGACCTGTTGAGATTAAGGGAGCTAGCATCTTTAGTAAGTGATCCAGTTGATTTTCAAGCTCATCATGGGAAGTTGCTCAGAATTCTTAGAGTAGATGTTGAGGAAGGATGCCTAGAGACCCTGGTTCAGTTCTATGACCCGCTCTACCATTGCTTCACATTTCCCGATTACCAACTTGTCCCCACTCTTGAAGAGTACTCCTACCTAGTAGGTTTACCTGTGCCAGACAAGATACCTTTCCATGGTTTTGAGCCTACCCCTAAACCCTCCGACATCGCAGCCGCCCTCCATCTTAAAACCTCCATCATCCAAGCAAACCTTACCTCTAAAGGAGGCCTCCAAGGTCTTCCCACCCACTTCCTCTACCAACAAGCCTCCATATTTGCTGAAGCAGCTAGTATACTTGCCTTCCATTCTATCCTAGCCCTCCTTATATATGGCCTTTTACTCTTCCCAAATATTGACAACTTCATCGATATCAATGCCATTAAAATCTTTCTTACAAAGAACCCCGTACCCACTCTACTCGCCGATACCTACCATTCAATCCATGACCGTACCCAGGCTGGCCGTGGAACCATTTCTTGTTGTGCACCTTTACTCTATCAGTGGTTTACCTTCCACTTACCTCAATCCCGTGCCTTCAAGACCAATGATGATAAGCTTTCTTGGCCTCGCCGAATCATGATTCTTGACCCATCTGACATTGTTTGGTACCAAGCAGCTAGTGATGTTGGAGAGATTATTGTGAGTTGTGGTGAATATCCCAACGTACCTCTTTTGGGTATGCGTGGCGGAATTAGCTACAACCCACTTCTCGCTCGACGACAATTCGGGTACCCGATAAAGACAAAACCAAACAACCTTGCCTTGACTAATGAATTCTATCTTAACCATGGTGATCACTCGAACAAAAGGGAAAGATTCGCACAAGCTTGGAGCGCTATCCGCAGACTCAACAGAAGTCAGTTGGGAAAGAAATCAGACTATGTGCACGAATCTTACACCCAGTGGGTTATTGATAGGACCAAGAGCTTTGGCCTACCCTACCGCTTACCTAGATACCTATCGTCCACCATCCCCCCATCATCCTTGCCTATCCCCTTTGATACTAAGGAAGAGTTTCATGAACAATTAACCAAAGAAAGGCAGGAAAAAGAAACTTGGAAGAGGAGATGCCAGGAGCTCGAGCAAGAGAATGAGACTTTGAAAGGGAAGATAGCCCAACAGAGCCGTGAGCTTTTTATCCAGAACCAGAGGATGATTGAGAAGGACGACTTGCTTCGTCGGAAAGACGCCTTGCTCCACCGAGATGCTAGAAGGAAGAGGAGGTTTGTGGACTTGTTCTCCCGTGCACATTCAGATTCCGAGGACCCATCTACTCCGGGAGTTTGA
- the LOC100801554 gene encoding fasciclin-like arabinogalactan protein 11, with product MKTQQQSLFSASILLVIALITFFHTTSAQLTPIQAPVSSPPSPPLPQPPAFTPPSPPATAPAPGFNTVPLVPVTPSGAPTPTIPKAPSIDIVQILRKAKRFSVLIRLLKTTQLINQLNSQLLTSGSGGLTLFAPEDSAFSKLKAGFLNSLSDRQKVELLQFHTLSSFISISNFDTLTNPVQTQAGDDPKRLQLNVTTFGGSQVSMATGAVNASVTGTVYTDNKLAIYQVDKVLLPLDLVLPSEAPAPAPGKAKGASPKTDKTKSGADDGAAGGDSDNGDNKDLPAEASSAGSVSFKFGVVAFVFGVALMGEAVV from the coding sequence ATGAAGACACAacaacaatctctcttctcagCCTCAATTTTACTAGTTATAGCACTTATAACCTTTTTCCACACCACTTCAGCCCAACTCACACCAATCCAAGCCCCAGTTTCATCACCCCCATCCCCGCCACTACCACAACCACCAGCATTCACACCACCATCTCCACCAGCCACTGCTCCAGCTCCAGGATTCAACACAGTACCCTTAGTTCCCGTGACACCAAGTGGCGCTCCCACACCCACCATCCCAAAAGCACCCTCCATTGACATAGTCCAAATCCTAAGAAAAGCAAAGAGATTCTCTGTCCTCATTAGGCTCCTCAAAACCACCCAACTCATCAACCAACTCAACTCACAGCTTCTGACCTCAGGCTCAGGAGGTTTAACCCTCTTCGCCCCAGAAGACAGTGCCTTCTCAAAACTAAAAGCTGGTTTCCTCAACTCTCTTAGTGACAGACAAAAAGTGGAACTTTTACAATTCCACACACTCTCTTCCTTCATTTCCATCTCAAACTTCGACACACTCACCAACCCCGTTCAGACTCAGGCCGGCGACGACCCCAAGAGGCTCCAGCTCAACGTCACCACGTTTGGTGGCAGCCAGGTGAGCATGGCCACCGGCGCCGTCAACGCCTCCGTCACCGGAACCGTTTACACCGACAACAAGCTCGCCATATACCAGGTGGACAAAGTGCTTCTCCCCCTTGACCTTGTGCTTCCCAGCGAGGCTCCGGCACCGGCGCCGGGAAAGGCTAAAGGGGCGTCGCCGAAGACCGATAAGACGAAGTCCGGCGCCGATGACGGTGCCGCCGGTGGCGATAGTGACAATGGTGATAACAAGGACTTGCCTGCTGAAGCTTCTTCTGCTGGTTCCGTGAGTTTCAAGTTTGGTGTGGTTGCCTTTGTTTTTGGGGTGGCTTTGATGGGTGAAGCCGTTGTGTGA